In Natrononativus amylolyticus, a single window of DNA contains:
- a CDS encoding SDR family oxidoreductase translates to MSLELAGNVALTTASSGGLGYASAEVFARENANVVINGRDEDALDEAVTDLETLGDGRIVGVSGDLTDPDDIETLVETTLDEFDRLDHLVTSAGGPPSGPFLELDDEDWYDAFDLLVMSVVRLVREASAPLREGDGGTIVTITSRSVKEAIDSLVLSNSVRMSVVGLEKTLSKELSPEVRANAVLPGPHETSRIQELVEQAVDRGEYDSYEDGIDARGSGIPLERIGKPTELGEVVAFLSSPRSSYLNGVAVPIDGGASASNL, encoded by the coding sequence ATGAGCTTAGAACTCGCCGGAAACGTCGCACTGACAACGGCTTCGAGTGGCGGCCTCGGTTACGCCTCTGCTGAGGTCTTCGCGCGAGAAAACGCCAACGTCGTCATCAACGGGCGCGACGAGGACGCGCTTGACGAGGCGGTCACCGATCTAGAGACACTCGGGGATGGTCGGATCGTCGGCGTTTCAGGTGATCTAACGGACCCGGACGATATTGAAACGCTCGTTGAGACGACCCTCGACGAGTTTGACCGCCTGGATCATCTCGTAACGAGCGCCGGCGGCCCGCCGAGTGGACCGTTCCTCGAACTGGATGACGAGGACTGGTACGACGCATTCGACCTGCTCGTCATGAGTGTCGTCCGACTTGTTCGCGAGGCCTCCGCCCCCCTCCGTGAAGGCGACGGCGGCACAATAGTGACGATTACCTCCCGGAGCGTCAAGGAGGCAATTGACTCGTTGGTTCTCTCGAACTCGGTTCGGATGAGCGTCGTCGGCCTCGAGAAGACGCTCTCGAAGGAACTCTCCCCCGAAGTTCGAGCAAACGCGGTGTTGCCCGGCCCCCACGAAACCTCCCGAATCCAGGAACTGGTCGAACAGGCGGTCGACCGGGGCGAGTACGACTCCTACGAAGACGGTATCGACGCCCGCGGTTCGGGAATTCCGCTCGAGCGAATCGGCAAACCGACCGAGCTTGGAGAGGTTGTTGCGTTTCTTAGCTCACCGCGCTCGAGCTACCTCAACGGGGTGGCGGTGCCGATCGACGGAGGCGCGTCCGCGTCGAACTTATAG
- a CDS encoding M24 family metallopeptidase, with amino-acid sequence MEYPRRLNTEYEFINDKLAAHDADAYVHVGDCFDEMLSYLSRFGGPDRDYAFVYTDSTAILCAPDRFGEQAEREFPGDVVDTTTAERPPPTERAYTVLERHDVGNRLLLPGNAKHGTVRAFRDLGYDVVLADSIQEGRIVKTPAERGLLEAIEAATQRGMARAETILARATVNGDELLWKGEALTTERLRREVNAELARNGLSGGSTVIGAGTSCADLHFTGYDEIAPGETVLLDLGPRGPHGYYGDLSRTFVPGEVGEWEREAYAAVSDAFEGAMEVLEDGAGQPASNVQNRVADELAEYGFETGDVEVGLYHGVGHGIGASIHERPFLSTDEELQVGNVITVEPGVYDPSRGGVRLEDVVEITPNGYENYVTYPKEIAPSERSI; translated from the coding sequence ATGGAGTATCCGAGACGATTGAACACGGAGTACGAATTCATCAACGATAAACTCGCAGCTCATGACGCCGATGCGTACGTCCACGTCGGGGACTGCTTCGACGAAATGTTGTCCTATCTGTCGCGCTTTGGCGGCCCTGACCGCGACTACGCGTTCGTATACACCGACAGCACTGCCATCCTCTGTGCCCCCGATCGCTTCGGAGAACAGGCAGAACGTGAGTTTCCGGGCGACGTCGTCGACACGACGACCGCGGAGCGGCCGCCACCGACGGAACGAGCGTACACCGTTCTTGAGCGCCACGACGTCGGAAATCGTCTGCTCCTCCCTGGTAACGCGAAACACGGGACGGTTCGGGCGTTCCGAGACCTCGGCTACGATGTAGTGCTCGCCGACTCGATCCAGGAGGGGCGGATCGTCAAAACGCCGGCGGAGCGCGGACTGCTCGAGGCGATCGAAGCGGCGACTCAGCGGGGAATGGCCAGGGCGGAGACGATCCTCGCGAGGGCGACCGTCAACGGCGACGAACTCCTGTGGAAGGGAGAGGCGCTGACGACCGAACGCCTCCGGCGAGAGGTGAACGCCGAGCTCGCCCGTAACGGCCTCAGTGGGGGAAGCACCGTCATCGGCGCGGGGACCTCCTGTGCGGACTTGCACTTCACCGGCTACGACGAGATCGCGCCCGGCGAAACAGTACTGCTAGATCTCGGACCACGAGGCCCCCACGGCTACTACGGCGATCTGAGCCGAACGTTCGTACCGGGTGAAGTAGGTGAATGGGAACGGGAGGCGTACGCAGCAGTGTCGGACGCCTTCGAGGGAGCGATGGAGGTGCTCGAGGACGGTGCCGGTCAGCCTGCCAGCAACGTCCAGAACCGCGTCGCCGACGAACTCGCCGAGTACGGGTTCGAGACAGGCGACGTCGAGGTCGGCCTCTACCATGGTGTCGGCCACGGCATCGGCGCAAGCATCCACGAACGGCCGTTTCTCTCGACGGACGAAGAACTTCAGGTCGGGAACGTGATCACGGTCGAACCCGGCGTCTACGACCCCTCACGAGGAGGTGTCCGACTCGAGGACGTTGTCGAGATCACCCCGAACGGCTACGAAAACTACGTCACGTATCCGAAGGAGATCGCTCCGAGCGAACGGTCCATCTAA
- a CDS encoding 2-amino-3,7-dideoxy-D-threo-hept-6-ulosonate synthase: MSTGKRARLDRIGTNGKILNVPMDHGITIGAVAGLRNIESTIDAVTRAGADSILTQKGLAPRVHPNKNGAGYIIHVNASTTLGPDANDKRLTGTVEEAVRLGADAVSIHLNVGSDSEPRQLEHLAELTADAAKYGMPVLAMTYARGPGIDEHDPNSLGHAVRLAEEAGADIAKTAYSGDAESYRDVVESTAIPVIMAGGSPGTDREMLENIRGAMDAGAAGISMGRSIFQHPDSEAMARAASSIVHDDRSPREALEIAELESLD, encoded by the coding sequence ATGTCCACTGGAAAACGTGCGCGCCTCGACCGAATCGGGACGAACGGAAAAATTCTCAACGTGCCGATGGATCACGGAATTACGATCGGCGCTGTTGCCGGATTACGAAACATCGAGTCTACGATCGACGCCGTGACACGGGCCGGTGCCGATAGCATCCTCACACAGAAAGGGCTCGCCCCGCGCGTCCATCCGAACAAGAACGGCGCCGGCTATATCATCCACGTCAACGCCTCAACGACACTTGGTCCGGACGCCAACGACAAGCGCCTCACCGGAACCGTCGAGGAGGCCGTTCGCCTCGGCGCCGACGCGGTTTCAATACACCTGAACGTCGGTTCCGACTCCGAGCCGCGCCAGCTCGAGCACCTTGCCGAACTCACCGCTGACGCCGCCAAGTATGGGATGCCAGTCCTCGCGATGACCTACGCTCGCGGCCCCGGCATTGACGAGCACGACCCGAACAGCCTCGGTCATGCAGTTCGCCTCGCTGAGGAGGCCGGTGCTGACATCGCGAAAACCGCCTACAGCGGAGATGCCGAGAGCTACCGGGACGTCGTAGAATCGACCGCCATTCCGGTCATTATGGCCGGCGGCTCCCCGGGAACCGACCGGGAGATGCTCGAGAACATCCGCGGCGCAATGGACGCCGGTGCCGCGGGCATTTCGATGGGGCGGTCGATCTTCCAGCACCCCGACTCCGAGGCGATGGCCCGGGCTGCTTCTAGTATTGTTCACGACGACCGTTCGCCTAGAGAAGCCCTTGAAATTGCCGAACTCGAGTCGTTAGACTGA
- a CDS encoding M24 family metallopeptidase — MTRPYLPSTAYDSRIDRARDELAETDADALCLFSATSIEWLVGFWHLQTERPVCLTVTDETVHVAAPRLELERAEVVSHIDHVHHYYDYPGGGDGYPHHPSRTPEETIDDMLAELNVETVYADMDGAPGYWGYSGPTLSDLADVDVKTVDWVTEWRKEKSAAEIELVMESGKWGNLAHRYLAEYAEPGKHEFWVAKRASLDASMAMFDTYGDEYQSHLRGGFPASCGFLSGPNTALPHGLTENRRLKEGDVLVTGASSNVGGYRSELERTMFVGEPSDEQEHYFELMLEAQSIAIDESGPGVPCSHVDQAVHDYFDEQGVLKYAQHHTGHNLGMEAHEREFIDRGSDEVMQPGHVYSIEPGIYVPDEAGYRHSDTIVITDEGIEMVTYYPRELEGNIITW, encoded by the coding sequence ATGACACGTCCATACCTTCCGTCGACAGCATACGATTCCCGCATCGACCGTGCCAGAGACGAACTCGCAGAGACTGATGCCGATGCGCTCTGTCTCTTCTCAGCGACGAGCATCGAGTGGCTCGTCGGCTTCTGGCACCTTCAGACCGAACGGCCGGTCTGTCTCACCGTTACCGACGAAACCGTACACGTCGCGGCCCCACGATTGGAACTCGAGCGTGCGGAGGTTGTGAGCCACATTGACCACGTACACCACTATTACGATTATCCCGGCGGAGGCGACGGGTATCCGCACCATCCCTCGCGAACTCCGGAAGAGACGATCGACGACATGCTCGCAGAACTCAACGTTGAGACGGTTTATGCCGATATGGACGGCGCACCCGGCTACTGGGGCTACAGCGGACCTACCCTCTCCGATTTAGCTGACGTCGACGTAAAGACCGTCGACTGGGTGACCGAGTGGCGAAAGGAAAAGTCAGCTGCTGAAATCGAACTCGTGATGGAGTCCGGCAAGTGGGGGAACCTGGCTCATCGCTACCTGGCCGAATACGCCGAACCAGGGAAACACGAGTTCTGGGTCGCCAAACGCGCCAGTCTCGACGCTTCTATGGCTATGTTTGACACCTACGGCGACGAGTACCAGTCGCACCTCCGCGGCGGGTTTCCGGCCTCCTGTGGCTTCCTCTCCGGGCCGAACACGGCACTGCCCCACGGCCTCACCGAAAACCGCCGCCTCAAGGAGGGTGACGTTCTCGTGACGGGCGCCTCGTCGAACGTCGGCGGCTACAGGAGCGAACTCGAGCGTACCATGTTCGTCGGCGAGCCGAGCGACGAACAGGAACACTACTTTGAGCTGATGCTCGAGGCTCAGTCCATCGCCATCGACGAGAGTGGACCGGGCGTTCCGTGCTCGCACGTCGACCAGGCGGTTCACGACTACTTTGACGAACAGGGCGTTCTGAAGTACGCCCAGCACCATACTGGACACAATCTGGGCATGGAGGCCCACGAGCGTGAGTTCATCGATCGGGGAAGCGACGAGGTCATGCAACCCGGTCACGTCTACTCCATCGAGCCAGGAATCTACGTGCCGGATGAGGCAGGCTACCGCCACTCGGATACCATCGTCATCACCGACGAGGGTATAGAGATGGTCACGTACTACCCACGAGAACTCGAGGGGAACATCATCACCTGGTAA
- a CDS encoding NAD(P)/FAD-dependent oxidoreductase, which produces MHTVIIGGGIVGLASAYYLKQRNVDVTVLEKGTLGSGSTDRANGGIRAQFSSPVSAELSLASIEVWETFDEEFDTEITYRQPGYLFLARTDETADRFRENVRKQNKIGVSSEFVTPEQASELCPALRTEEFVGGTYSPTDGFADPHLGLQGFSIAANDAGVDIRTKVEVKDVICANDGSVSGVETDQGRIDADFVVNATGPWAAQVGKMVDLSLPVSPRRRQLVIVDPETSVPDTVPFTIDADASVHFRPERDGNVVAGGHFTDLDPEMDPDEYSNRVSLEWAAQVVEEAAKCADYFGPRSEIRQSWAGLYAVTPDHHPIIEEAIPGFINAVGFSGHGFMQAPATGQLVAELIADGEAHSIDISMLSSDRFDGGSPLEEGTVID; this is translated from the coding sequence ATGCACACTGTCATTATTGGAGGGGGGATTGTCGGACTTGCAAGTGCGTACTATCTCAAACAGCGTAACGTCGATGTCACTGTTCTTGAGAAAGGGACCCTCGGATCAGGAAGTACTGACCGAGCTAATGGCGGTATTCGAGCACAGTTCTCCTCACCTGTGAGCGCGGAGTTGTCCCTTGCGAGTATCGAAGTCTGGGAAACCTTTGATGAGGAATTCGATACGGAGATCACCTATCGACAACCCGGTTATCTCTTCCTCGCTCGAACAGATGAGACTGCGGATCGATTTCGTGAAAATGTCCGAAAGCAAAACAAAATCGGGGTCTCGAGTGAGTTCGTTACTCCCGAGCAAGCCAGCGAACTTTGCCCTGCCCTTCGAACTGAGGAATTTGTCGGCGGAACGTATTCGCCAACGGATGGATTTGCAGACCCACATCTAGGGTTGCAGGGTTTCTCGATCGCCGCAAACGATGCGGGCGTGGATATTCGAACAAAGGTCGAAGTGAAAGACGTGATCTGCGCTAACGACGGGAGCGTCTCCGGTGTTGAGACGGATCAGGGCCGAATTGACGCCGATTTCGTCGTTAACGCTACCGGTCCCTGGGCGGCACAGGTCGGAAAAATGGTGGACCTTTCGCTGCCGGTTTCGCCACGTCGACGTCAGCTCGTAATCGTTGACCCTGAAACGTCGGTTCCTGATACTGTTCCGTTTACAATTGACGCTGATGCGAGTGTTCACTTCCGCCCGGAACGTGATGGGAATGTCGTGGCTGGGGGGCATTTTACTGACTTAGACCCAGAGATGGATCCTGATGAGTATTCTAACCGCGTTTCTCTCGAATGGGCAGCGCAAGTAGTTGAAGAGGCCGCAAAGTGCGCTGATTACTTTGGCCCTCGTTCAGAGATTCGACAGTCATGGGCGGGGCTATATGCCGTCACGCCGGATCACCATCCAATCATTGAGGAGGCCATTCCTGGCTTCATCAATGCCGTTGGCTTTTCTGGTCATGGGTTTATGCAAGCACCCGCAACTGGTCAACTCGTTGCCGAGCTTATCGCTGACGGGGAAGCACATTCCATCGATATCTCTATGCTTTCGAGTGACCGGTTCGATGGTGGTAGCCCCCTCGAAGAAGGAACCGTTATCGATTGA
- a CDS encoding cupin domain-containing protein: protein MKPVRFDNADTYEPDEGWRRVSLAGSDQFTFEWFEKPPGHSSPMHDHENEQVCVVLEGEITVFTENDDVRLKQHDSVLLESGEPHRVENTGDERAVAIDVFAPGRGFDFWTDRTE, encoded by the coding sequence ATGAAACCTGTACGATTCGATAACGCAGACACGTACGAGCCGGACGAAGGATGGCGCCGAGTCTCGCTGGCGGGCAGTGACCAGTTCACCTTCGAGTGGTTCGAGAAGCCGCCTGGGCACTCCTCTCCCATGCACGATCACGAGAACGAACAGGTCTGTGTCGTCCTCGAGGGTGAAATCACGGTATTCACCGAGAACGACGACGTCCGACTCAAGCAACACGACTCCGTACTCCTCGAATCAGGAGAGCCACACCGTGTCGAAAACACCGGTGACGAGCGCGCCGTTGCGATTGACGTCTTCGCTCCTGGCCGAGGCTTCGACTTCTGGACCGACCGAACAGAGTAA